A DNA window from Fusarium fujikuroi IMI 58289 draft genome, chromosome FFUJ_chr11 contains the following coding sequences:
- a CDS encoding SKY1-Protein serine kinase, which translates to MASRPPTPPSKDPWEDDDFRFKTNGTPCEWGEAYHPGGYHPVHLGDVIQERYRIIRKVGWGQFSTVWLAVDMQMNRYVSLKITLATQQNDTSKEVSLYRSHLKDESPFLVALHDTIKITGPNGEHDGLVFETMGPNLTTLLKIRPEFQIGEPWERSFTKSFAKDALRDTIQALHFLHEHGVIHGDLHPGNILTCVEQLKATPDTEINLKQSDSDAQPLIRKDGKKDLWAPSYLLEPRPLSDYFTYDLHPLVKLSDLGGGKFPICKAQISRINLTFAAFTEEDSMTGAKAITPVALRAPETIFDERVGKGIDVWAFGCLLFEMITGQPLFVGIQSLEGEDYDETSNDEHLIQLCEVIGPLPEPLLEKWRRADQYFDSSGNRLEVKPQEDGYVSGGEDMESVDGTDEEDEEGNGPPLAYVGRFLSLEDQFMAERPGDIGEAEAKEILELLRWIFQYDPAHRPSTSDLINHPWLRLTT; encoded by the exons ATGGCCTCTCGTCCTCCAACTCCGCCTAGCAAGGACCCttgggaagatgacgacTTTCGTTTCAAGACCAACGGCACCCCTTGTGAATGGGGTGAGGCGTATCATCCAGGTGGTTATCACCCTGTTCACCTCGGTGATGTTATACAGGAGCGTTACCGCATCATTCGCAAAGTGGGATGGGGCCAGTTCTCTACGGTCTGGCTCGCTGTGGACATGCA GATGAACCGATATGTGTCTTTAAAGATCACTCTTGCTACTCAACAAAATGATACAAGCAAAGAGGTTTCTCTCTACAGATCTCACCTCAAAGACGAGTCCCCATTCCTTGTAGCCCTTCATGACACAATTAAGATCACGGGGCCTAATGGGGAACACGATGGCCTTGTTTTTGAGACCATGGGTCCAAACTTGACAACCCTTCTCAAAATAAGACCAGAGTTTCAGATTGGTGAGCCTTGGGAGAGAAGTTTCACAAAGTCCTTCGCAAAAGATGCGCTACGGGACACCATCCAAGCGCTGCACTTCCTTCACGAACACGGTGTTATCCACGGTGATCTACATCCTGGTAACATCCTCACCTGTGTAGAGCAGCTGAAGGCTACTCCGGATACAGAGATAAACCTGAAGCAATCTGACAGCGATGCTCAGCCTCTCATACGCAAAGATGGGAAGAAAGATCTCTGGGCCCCGTCATATCTTCTTGAACCTCGGCCGTTGAGCGACTACTTCACGTATGACCTCCATCCTCTTGTGAAGCTAAGTGATTTAGGTGGTGGTAAATTCCCTATCTGCAAGGCTCAAATCTCAAGGATTAATCTGACGTTTGCAGCATTCACTGAAGAAGACTCCATGACGGGTGCCAAGGCTATCACCCCGGTTGCCCTAAGAGCCCCAGAGACGATTTTTGACGAACGTGTGGGCAAAGGTATCGACGTATGGGCCTTTGGCTGCTTGTTATTTGAAATGATCACCGGTCAACCTCTGTTCGTCGGAATCCAATCCCTCGAAGGAGAGGATTACGATGAGACTTCTAATGATGAGCATCTCATTCAGCTATGTGAGGTCATTGGACCACTACCCGAACCACTACTTGAGAAGTGGCGTCGAGCGGATCAATATTTTGATTCAAGCGGAAACAGGCTGGAGGTTAAGCCTCAAGAGGACGGCTATGTAAGCGGCGGTGAAGACATGGAGTCGGTCGATGGGActgacgaggaagacgaggaaggCAATGGTCCTCCGCTCGCATATGTTGGtcgttttctttctctcgaGGACCAGTTCATGGCAGAGAGGCCAGGTGATATTGGCGAGGCCGAAGCCAAGGAGATATTAGAGCTGTTGCGATGGATATTCCAGTATGACCCGGCGCATCGGCCTTCAACAAGTGACCTCATCAATCATCCTTGGCTTCGATTAACTACATAG